A section of the Streptomyces sp. CG1 genome encodes:
- a CDS encoding hemolysin family protein produces MTISLLLLGAAFLLILANGFFVAAEFGLVTVESTEAEQAAADGDRRARRVAESLKELSFQLSGTQLGITITSLVVGMLAEPALARLLRGPVAALGIPDGAVSGIAVVVGMLLASAVQMVVGELVPKNWAVSKPLHVARFVAGPQHHFSRLFRPVIAALNTVANRLVRALGVEPAEELASARTPGELVSLARHSAQAGALEQDTADLFVRTLSLGELTAQHVMTPRVKVSALQDSATAEDVVNLTRATGLSRFPVYREKIDDIVGMAHLKDALAVPVRDRLRTPVTRIARKALLVPETLPVQPLLARLRSEQPIAVVVDEYGGTAGVVTLEDIVEELVGEVRDEHDATDTPELAAAPPEDGRPAWDVDGSCRVDILQRIGLDVPEGPYETVAGLVADVLGRIPAPGDRAELPGWRLSVRQVGHYRAERVRLVRTAPAANVMEAAR; encoded by the coding sequence GTGACCATCTCCCTGCTGCTCCTCGGAGCGGCTTTCCTGCTGATCCTCGCCAATGGCTTCTTCGTGGCGGCCGAGTTCGGCCTGGTGACGGTCGAGTCGACGGAAGCCGAGCAGGCCGCCGCCGACGGCGACCGACGGGCCCGCCGGGTCGCCGAGTCGCTCAAGGAGCTGTCCTTCCAGCTCTCCGGCACCCAACTCGGCATCACCATTACCTCCCTCGTCGTCGGCATGCTCGCCGAACCGGCGCTGGCCCGGCTGCTGCGCGGCCCGGTCGCCGCCCTCGGCATCCCCGACGGAGCTGTCTCCGGCATCGCCGTGGTCGTCGGCATGCTGCTGGCCTCGGCCGTCCAGATGGTGGTCGGTGAGCTCGTGCCGAAGAACTGGGCGGTGTCCAAGCCGCTGCATGTCGCCCGGTTCGTGGCCGGCCCGCAGCACCACTTCTCCCGGCTGTTCCGCCCGGTGATCGCCGCGCTCAACACGGTCGCCAACCGGCTGGTGCGGGCGCTCGGCGTGGAGCCGGCCGAGGAACTGGCCTCCGCCCGTACCCCCGGCGAACTGGTGTCCCTCGCCCGGCACTCCGCCCAGGCAGGCGCCCTGGAGCAGGACACGGCCGACCTGTTCGTACGCACCCTGTCCCTGGGCGAGCTGACCGCCCAGCACGTCATGACCCCGCGGGTGAAGGTCAGTGCCCTGCAGGACTCGGCCACCGCCGAGGACGTCGTCAATCTCACCCGGGCCACCGGCCTGTCCCGCTTCCCCGTCTACCGGGAGAAGATCGACGACATCGTCGGCATGGCCCACCTCAAGGACGCCCTCGCCGTCCCCGTGCGCGACCGGCTGCGCACCCCGGTGACCCGTATCGCCCGCAAGGCGCTGCTGGTCCCCGAGACCCTGCCGGTCCAGCCCCTGCTCGCCCGGCTCCGCTCCGAGCAGCCCATCGCCGTCGTCGTCGACGAGTACGGCGGCACGGCGGGCGTGGTCACCCTGGAGGACATCGTCGAGGAACTCGTCGGCGAGGTCCGCGACGAGCACGACGCCACGGACACGCCCGAGCTGGCCGCCGCCCCGCCCGAGGACGGCAGACCCGCCTGGGACGTCGACGGCAGCTGCCGCGTCGACATCCTCCAGCGCATAGGCCTCGACGTGCCCGAGGGGCCGTACGAGACGGTCGCCGGGCTCGTCGCCGACGTACTGGGCCGCATTCCGGCCCCCGGTGACCGGGCCGAACTACCCGGCTGGCGGCTCTCGGTCCGCCAGGTCGGCCACTACCGCGCCGAGCGGGTCCGCCTGGTCAGGACGGCTCCGGCGGCGAACGTGATGGAGGCCGCCCGATGA
- a CDS encoding glycoside hydrolase family 18 protein, with translation MHTPHRSRLRALLAAACTTALGAGLLAGAGTATAAAPAAPQVKAGSKVVGYFTEWGTYDRKYYVKNIETSGSAAKLTHINYAFGNVTGGKCTMGDSYAATDRAYTADESVDGAADSWDQPLRGNFNQLLKLKKKHPGLKILWSFGGWTWSSGFGEAAKNPAGFAQSCYDLVNNSKWAGLFDGIDIDWEYPNACGNTCDTSGRDAFRNVMAALRQKFGSGKLVTAAITADASSGGKIDAADYAGAAQYADWYNPMTYDYFGAWDAGGPTAPHSPLTSYPGIPKADFNTSSTIARLKGLGIPASKLLLGIGFYGRGWTGVTQAAPGGTATGPAAGTYEQGIDDYKVLKTKCPATGTAGGTAYAKCGNDWWSYDTPSTIATKMTYKNQQDLGGTFFWELSGDTANGELIKAID, from the coding sequence ATGCACACTCCCCACCGCTCCCGGCTCCGGGCGCTCCTGGCCGCCGCGTGTACCACCGCCCTCGGCGCCGGGCTGCTGGCCGGCGCGGGCACGGCCACCGCGGCCGCACCGGCCGCACCGCAGGTCAAAGCCGGCTCGAAGGTCGTCGGCTACTTCACCGAATGGGGCACCTACGACCGCAAGTACTACGTCAAGAACATCGAGACGTCGGGCTCGGCGGCCAAACTGACCCACATCAACTACGCCTTCGGCAACGTCACCGGCGGCAAGTGCACCATGGGCGACTCCTACGCGGCCACCGACCGCGCCTACACCGCCGACGAGTCCGTCGACGGCGCCGCCGACAGCTGGGACCAGCCGCTGCGCGGCAACTTCAACCAGTTGCTGAAGCTGAAGAAGAAGCACCCGGGCTTGAAGATCCTGTGGTCCTTCGGCGGCTGGACCTGGTCCAGCGGCTTCGGCGAGGCCGCGAAGAACCCGGCCGGCTTCGCCCAGTCCTGCTACGACCTGGTGAACAACTCCAAGTGGGCGGGGCTGTTCGACGGCATCGACATCGACTGGGAGTACCCGAACGCCTGCGGCAACACCTGTGACACCAGCGGCCGGGACGCGTTCAGGAACGTGATGGCCGCGCTCCGGCAGAAGTTCGGCTCCGGCAAGCTGGTCACGGCCGCGATCACGGCGGATGCCTCCAGCGGCGGCAAGATCGACGCGGCGGACTACGCGGGCGCCGCCCAGTATGCCGACTGGTACAACCCGATGACGTACGACTACTTCGGCGCCTGGGACGCCGGCGGCCCGACCGCGCCGCACTCTCCGCTGACCTCCTACCCGGGCATCCCGAAGGCGGACTTCAACACCTCGTCGACCATCGCCAGGCTCAAGGGCCTCGGCATCCCCGCGTCCAAGCTGCTGCTCGGCATCGGCTTCTACGGCCGCGGCTGGACCGGGGTCACGCAGGCGGCGCCCGGCGGCACGGCCACCGGCCCGGCGGCGGGGACGTACGAACAGGGCATCGACGACTACAAGGTGCTCAAGACCAAGTGCCCGGCGACCGGCACCGCGGGCGGCACGGCCTACGCCAAGTGCGGCAACGACTGGTGGAGTTACGACACTCCGTCGACCATCGCCACGAAGATGACGTACAAGAACCAGCAGGACCTCGGCGGCACCTTCTTCTGGGAGCTGAGCGGCGACACCGCGAACGGTGAGCTGATCAAGGCCATCGACTAG
- a CDS encoding amino acid permease: MSTPRAKARAGEDAVLLDDDATLHAMGYPRKLTRRFQAFDNFAISFTIINILSGIFSSFGFGMNAGGPRILVFGWIGVCVMVLLIGAAMAEVASAFPTSGALYFSAGKLAKRHKGAWSWFTGWLNFVGQIGGTAATGYAAATFIQAFMHLQWPSYQPTAHQTVLITALIIVVQGLANTYTVQLVAVLNRISVWWLLVGLVVIVGALIVMPDHHQPASFVTHFENNTGFTNGLYGGMLGLLVASWTFTGFDGSFHMSEETVHATVNAPKGITRAIGYSAITGLILMLALVYSIGDYAKVAGSDAPPVQILIDGLGLGTAKVMLLIVIGAMLFCGLANLTSNTRQIFAFSRDGAMPGSRWWHSVSPRTRTPVKAVWLAVVCSLALVVPGWWSHTAFTAIVSVNVVGLFLAYAVPIFLRLRLGDEFQPGPWHLGRWGRPVGWLAVIWIVLSSVLFMLPQASPITVDSFNYAPIALAAVLVVATVWWFATARRRFQGPISYGRPDEVAAMDLI; the protein is encoded by the coding sequence ATGTCGACCCCACGGGCGAAGGCCCGCGCGGGAGAAGACGCGGTCCTGCTCGACGATGACGCGACCCTGCATGCGATGGGCTATCCGCGGAAACTCACCCGGCGCTTCCAGGCGTTCGACAATTTCGCGATCTCGTTCACCATCATCAATATCCTCTCGGGTATTTTCTCGTCCTTCGGATTCGGTATGAACGCGGGTGGCCCCCGCATTCTCGTATTCGGCTGGATCGGCGTCTGTGTCATGGTGCTGCTCATCGGTGCGGCCATGGCGGAAGTCGCCTCGGCTTTTCCGACGAGCGGCGCCCTGTATTTCTCCGCCGGTAAACTTGCAAAGCGGCACAAGGGCGCCTGGTCCTGGTTCACGGGCTGGCTGAACTTCGTCGGCCAGATCGGCGGCACCGCCGCCACCGGGTATGCGGCCGCCACCTTCATCCAGGCCTTCATGCATCTGCAGTGGCCCTCCTACCAGCCGACCGCGCACCAGACGGTGCTGATCACGGCCCTGATCATCGTCGTGCAGGGCCTCGCCAACACCTACACCGTCCAGCTCGTCGCCGTACTGAACCGCATTTCCGTGTGGTGGCTGCTGGTCGGACTCGTCGTGATCGTGGGCGCACTCATAGTGATGCCCGATCACCATCAGCCGGCGTCGTTCGTGACCCATTTCGAGAACAACACCGGCTTCACGAACGGGCTTTACGGCGGCATGCTCGGCCTGCTGGTGGCGAGCTGGACGTTCACCGGGTTCGACGGCAGCTTCCACATGTCCGAGGAAACGGTCCACGCGACGGTCAACGCGCCCAAGGGGATCACGCGTGCCATCGGCTATTCGGCGATCACCGGCCTGATCCTGATGCTGGCATTGGTCTATAGCATTGGCGACTACGCCAAGGTGGCCGGTTCGGATGCGCCGCCGGTCCAGATTCTCATCGACGGCCTCGGACTCGGCACGGCCAAGGTGATGCTGCTCATCGTCATCGGCGCGATGCTCTTCTGCGGTCTCGCCAACCTCACCAGCAACACCCGGCAGATCTTCGCGTTCTCCCGCGACGGCGCCATGCCCGGCTCCCGCTGGTGGCACTCCGTCTCACCGCGCACCCGTACGCCCGTGAAGGCGGTGTGGCTCGCGGTGGTCTGCTCGCTGGCCCTGGTCGTGCCGGGCTGGTGGTCGCACACCGCCTTCACCGCGATCGTCAGCGTCAATGTGGTCGGCCTGTTCCTCGCCTACGCCGTGCCGATCTTCCTGCGGCTGCGGCTCGGTGACGAGTTCCAGCCCGGCCCGTGGCACCTGGGCCGCTGGGGCCGGCCGGTCGGCTGGCTCGCGGTGATCTGGATCGTGCTCAGCAGCGTCCTGTTCATGCTGCCGCAGGCCTCGCCGATCACCGTCGACTCCTTCAACTACGCACCGATCGCGCTGGCCGCGGTCCTGGTCGTGGCGACGGTGTGGTGGTTCGCCACGGCCCGCCGCCGCTTCCAGGGGCCGATCAGCTATGGCCGCCCCGACGAGGTCGCGGCGATGGATCTCATCTGA
- a CDS encoding PH domain-containing protein: MSDTPTLPVTFRPGHTRAILLTAGAVIFLTVSTIGLLLEQLGPGERASFAVTGALIFWVLALLARVKVVADESGVTVVNIASKRRLDWAEILQVNLRPGDPWVFLNLSDGTSLPALGIQPGLAKQRAIADAQALRALAEARSTAHPTEDQG; this comes from the coding sequence ATGTCCGACACTCCCACCCTTCCCGTCACCTTCCGGCCGGGCCACACCCGGGCCATCCTGCTCACCGCCGGTGCCGTGATCTTCCTGACCGTCTCCACGATCGGGCTGCTGCTGGAGCAGCTCGGCCCGGGGGAGCGGGCGAGCTTCGCCGTCACCGGGGCGCTGATCTTCTGGGTCCTGGCCCTGCTGGCCCGGGTGAAGGTCGTCGCCGACGAGTCCGGCGTCACCGTGGTGAACATCGCCAGCAAGCGGCGCCTGGACTGGGCGGAGATCCTCCAGGTCAACCTCCGTCCGGGCGATCCCTGGGTGTTCCTCAACCTCAGCGACGGCACCAGCCTGCCCGCGCTCGGCATCCAGCCGGGCCTCGCCAAGCAGCGCGCCATCGCCGACGCGCAGGCCCTGCGGGCCCTCGCCGAAGCCCGCTCCACGGCCCATCCGACGGAAGATCAGGGCTGA
- a CDS encoding hemolysin family protein codes for MSVLQLVFAALLVLANGFFVGAEFALVSVRRSQIEPLGTARARQVLYGLERLPQMMAAAQFGITVCSLTLGAVAEPTVAHLLEPVFEAVHLPDGMVHPLGYVIALAAVVFFHLVIGEMVPKNLAMAAPEKAALWLSPGLVAFARLCKPITVALGACAQAILRLFRVEPKDEVEAVVTSEQLNRLLEDSGQAGLLGPEERERLEDALELGSRPVTDVLLRRESLVTVTPSVTPGEIVALTARTGYSRFPVAATDKGPFMGYVHVKDVLDLEESDRAVPQRVWRPMTTLRAELPLDDALTVMRRAATHLAQVAGSSGKVLGLVALEDVLELLVGEVRDPAHRETADVKLAEPRVSGEPEEALAT; via the coding sequence ATGAGCGTCCTCCAACTGGTCTTCGCCGCGCTGCTCGTGCTTGCCAACGGCTTCTTCGTCGGCGCCGAGTTCGCGCTCGTCTCCGTCCGCCGCAGCCAGATCGAACCGCTGGGCACGGCGCGGGCCCGCCAGGTCCTCTACGGCCTGGAGCGGCTGCCCCAGATGATGGCCGCGGCCCAGTTCGGCATCACCGTGTGCTCCCTGACACTCGGCGCGGTCGCCGAGCCGACGGTGGCGCATCTGCTGGAGCCGGTGTTCGAGGCGGTCCACCTCCCGGACGGCATGGTCCACCCGCTCGGGTATGTGATCGCGCTGGCAGCGGTCGTCTTCTTCCACCTGGTCATCGGCGAGATGGTGCCGAAGAACCTGGCGATGGCGGCGCCCGAGAAGGCGGCGCTCTGGCTCAGCCCCGGCCTGGTGGCGTTCGCCCGCCTGTGCAAGCCGATCACGGTTGCCCTCGGCGCCTGCGCCCAGGCCATCCTGCGCCTGTTCCGGGTCGAGCCCAAGGACGAGGTGGAAGCGGTGGTCACCAGCGAACAGCTGAACCGTCTGCTGGAGGACTCCGGCCAGGCGGGCCTGCTCGGCCCCGAGGAGCGGGAGCGCCTGGAGGACGCCCTGGAACTGGGCTCCCGCCCGGTGACCGACGTCCTGCTGCGCCGCGAGTCTCTGGTCACCGTGACCCCTTCGGTCACCCCGGGCGAGATCGTCGCGCTGACGGCCCGCACGGGGTACTCCCGCTTCCCGGTCGCCGCGACGGACAAGGGCCCCTTCATGGGATACGTCCACGTCAAGGACGTCCTGGACCTGGAGGAGTCCGACCGCGCCGTCCCACAACGCGTCTGGCGCCCCATGACCACCCTCCGAGCCGAGCTCCCGCTCGACGACGCCCTGACCGTCATGCGCCGAGCGGCCACGCATCTGGCCCAGGTCGCCGGTAGCTCTGGCAAGGTCCTGGGCCTGGTCGCCCTGGAGGATGTACTGGAGCTGCTGGTCGGCGAGGTCCGAGACCCGGCCCACCGGGAGACGGCCGACGTGAAACTGGCAGAGCCGCGGGTGAGCGGAGAGCCGGAGGAAGCGCTGGCTACGTAG
- a CDS encoding peptidase C39 family protein: protein MSRAQQPSRRTVLAVAVAAAVAGGTVPAAATAQRPDADDTAPAQARPIDYHAWTTYREWRLGTAQGTRAVSGARPGVVIGAPAGRSDYTDPHTGTTATWEYAVWTSPVHRLTVPATEVVASWNAHTPDGTWLQVELRGTYSDGTETPWYVMGRWAAGDQDIKRTSVDGQSDGKSAVSTDTFAIDDASTGLRLTSYRLRLTLYRKPGTHLTPTVWRLGAMGSDVPDRFTVQASVPGLAQELSVPRYSQEIHKGQYPQYDNGGEAWCSPTSSQMIVEYWGGRLTPEQLAWVDPSYADPQVDNAARFTYDYQYEGCGNWPFNAAYAATFQGLQGVVTRLASLTDLETLIAAGIPAITSQSFLKTELTGAGYGTAGHLMTVIGFTADGDVIAGDPASPDDDAVRRVYLRREFENIWLRTKRYNASGKVVSGTGGVCYLYFPAHPSPRQRKALAAVGVR from the coding sequence ATGAGCAGAGCCCAGCAGCCGTCCCGCAGAACCGTCCTCGCCGTCGCCGTCGCCGCGGCGGTGGCCGGCGGTACGGTCCCCGCTGCCGCCACCGCGCAGCGCCCCGACGCCGACGACACCGCCCCGGCGCAGGCCCGCCCGATCGACTACCACGCCTGGACCACGTACCGCGAGTGGCGCCTAGGCACCGCCCAGGGCACCCGCGCCGTCTCCGGCGCCCGCCCCGGCGTGGTCATCGGCGCCCCCGCCGGCCGCAGCGACTACACCGACCCGCACACCGGCACGACCGCCACCTGGGAGTACGCCGTCTGGACCTCCCCGGTGCACCGGCTCACCGTCCCCGCCACCGAGGTCGTCGCCTCCTGGAACGCGCACACCCCCGACGGCACCTGGCTCCAGGTCGAGCTGCGGGGCACGTACTCCGACGGCACCGAGACCCCCTGGTACGTGATGGGCCGCTGGGCGGCAGGTGACCAGGACATCAAGCGGACCTCGGTGGACGGCCAGAGCGACGGCAAGAGCGCCGTCTCGACCGACACCTTCGCCATCGACGACGCGAGCACCGGCCTGCGCCTGACGTCGTACCGGCTGCGCCTCACCCTCTACCGCAAGCCCGGCACGCACCTGACCCCCACCGTGTGGCGGCTCGGCGCCATGGGCTCCGACGTCCCCGACCGCTTCACCGTGCAGGCCTCCGTCCCCGGCCTCGCCCAGGAACTGTCCGTCCCGCGCTACTCGCAGGAGATCCACAAGGGTCAGTACCCGCAGTACGACAACGGCGGCGAGGCCTGGTGCAGCCCCACCTCCTCGCAGATGATCGTCGAGTACTGGGGCGGCCGGCTCACCCCCGAGCAGCTCGCCTGGGTGGACCCCTCCTACGCCGACCCGCAGGTCGACAACGCGGCCCGCTTCACCTACGACTACCAGTACGAGGGCTGCGGGAACTGGCCGTTCAACGCGGCCTACGCGGCCACGTTCCAGGGACTCCAGGGCGTGGTCACCCGGCTCGCCTCGCTCACCGACCTGGAGACGCTGATCGCGGCCGGCATCCCCGCCATAACGTCCCAGTCGTTCCTGAAGACCGAGCTGACCGGCGCCGGCTATGGCACCGCCGGCCACCTGATGACCGTGATCGGCTTCACGGCGGACGGCGATGTGATCGCGGGCGACCCGGCCTCGCCGGACGACGACGCGGTACGGCGGGTCTATCTGCGGCGGGAGTTCGAGAACATCTGGCTGCGCACCAAGCGGTACAACGCCTCCGGCAAGGTCGTCTCCGGCACCGGGGGAGTCTGCTACCTGTACTTCCCGGCCCACCCGAGCCCGCGCCAGCGCAAGGCGCTCGCGGCGGTGGGTGTGCGCTGA
- a CDS encoding AAA family ATPase, translating to MDFGTQGPEAPADLAWLRGVDAYTMGAYPQAEEEFRTAVRMDPGMADGWLGLHALRVDTTTSLLRMFRHRDRFGEQRARHRRTLNSWYWLGWWVQPVLESPRDLLLAHASHWLDGRHVPELDRALAGLPPVDTDPQVRFLHACRSYLVKDWEQLVRHTDPLLDDAMLGIEAGLFGGMARVRLEMYGQAEPLLSAALMRCRSEQPQRKELRYWLARAHEGTGRSAAALPLYRAVHRVDPAFMDTSARLAAIAEGDGYDDTADLAAITLTGAGQDSVDGPDGFDPLFGAEGRDLRLPEPDLPTGPLPSAADPTVRLKTGTSSSPIPAGPTDPALLEEALAELERMVGLEPVKRQVKALSAQLNMARLRAGQGLPVQPPKRHFVFSGPSGTGKTTVARILGRVFYALGLLGGDHLVEAQRADLVGEYLGQTAVKANELIDSAIGGVLFVDEAYSLSNSGYGKGDAYGDEALQVLLKRAEDNRDHLVVILAGYPEGMDRLLAANPGLSSRFTTRVDFPSYRPQELTEIGKVLAAENGDMWDEEAQDELRSIAGHVVEQGWIDELGNGRFLRTLYEKSCAYRDLRLSSYLGSLSREDLATLRLPDLMQAYGEVLSGRGPQDPPAM from the coding sequence ATGGACTTCGGCACGCAGGGCCCCGAGGCCCCGGCCGACCTGGCCTGGCTGCGGGGGGTGGATGCCTACACGATGGGCGCCTATCCGCAGGCGGAGGAGGAGTTCCGCACCGCGGTGCGGATGGATCCGGGGATGGCGGACGGCTGGCTCGGACTGCACGCGCTGCGGGTCGACACGACGACCTCGCTGCTCAGGATGTTCCGGCACCGCGATCGCTTCGGCGAACAGCGGGCCCGACACCGCAGGACACTCAACTCCTGGTACTGGCTGGGCTGGTGGGTGCAGCCGGTGCTGGAGAGCCCCCGTGATCTGTTACTCGCGCACGCCTCGCACTGGCTCGACGGCCGGCACGTACCTGAGCTGGACCGGGCCCTGGCCGGACTCCCGCCCGTGGACACCGACCCCCAGGTCCGCTTCCTGCACGCCTGCCGCTCCTATCTGGTCAAGGACTGGGAGCAGCTGGTACGGCACACCGACCCGCTGCTGGACGACGCGATGCTCGGCATCGAGGCGGGTCTGTTCGGTGGCATGGCCAGAGTCCGGCTGGAGATGTACGGCCAGGCCGAGCCGCTGCTCTCGGCGGCGCTGATGCGCTGCCGCAGCGAGCAGCCGCAGCGCAAGGAGCTGCGCTACTGGCTGGCCCGGGCGCACGAGGGAACGGGCCGCTCGGCGGCGGCGCTCCCCCTGTACCGGGCCGTGCACCGCGTCGACCCCGCCTTCATGGACACGTCGGCGCGGCTGGCGGCGATCGCCGAGGGCGACGGGTACGACGACACGGCCGACCTCGCCGCGATCACCCTGACCGGTGCCGGGCAGGACAGCGTGGACGGGCCGGACGGCTTCGATCCGCTCTTCGGCGCCGAGGGCCGCGATCTGCGGCTGCCGGAACCGGATCTGCCGACCGGACCGTTGCCGTCGGCGGCGGACCCGACGGTACGGCTGAAGACCGGGACCTCCTCGTCGCCGATCCCGGCCGGGCCGACCGATCCCGCCCTGCTGGAGGAGGCGCTCGCCGAGCTGGAGCGCATGGTCGGGCTGGAGCCGGTGAAACGCCAGGTCAAGGCGTTGTCCGCGCAGTTGAACATGGCACGGCTGCGGGCCGGCCAGGGGCTGCCGGTGCAGCCGCCGAAACGGCATTTCGTCTTCTCGGGGCCGTCGGGGACGGGGAAGACCACGGTGGCCCGGATCCTCGGCCGGGTCTTCTACGCGCTGGGCCTGCTCGGCGGGGACCACCTGGTGGAGGCCCAGCGGGCCGATCTGGTCGGCGAGTATCTCGGCCAGACGGCGGTGAAGGCCAACGAGCTGATCGACTCCGCGATCGGCGGGGTGCTGTTCGTGGACGAGGCGTACTCGCTGTCCAACTCCGGGTACGGCAAGGGGGACGCGTACGGCGACGAGGCCCTGCAGGTGCTGCTGAAGCGGGCCGAGGACAACCGGGACCATCTGGTGGTGATCCTGGCCGGCTATCCGGAGGGCATGGACCGGCTGCTCGCCGCCAACCCCGGGCTGTCCTCGCGTTTCACGACCCGTGTCGACTTCCCCTCCTACCGGCCGCAGGAACTCACCGAGATCGGGAAGGTGCTGGCGGCGGAGAACGGGGACATGTGGGACGAGGAGGCGCAGGACGAGCTGCGCTCGATCGCCGGGCATGTGGTCGAGCAGGGATGGATCGACGAGTTGGGCAACGGGCGGTTTCTGCGGACGCTGTACGAGAAGAGCTGTGCGTATCGGGATCTTCGGCTGTCCTCGTACCTGGGCTCACTGTCGCGGGAGGACTTGGCGACGCTGCGGTTGCCGGATCTGATGCAGGCATATGGAGAGGTGCTGTCGGGACGGGGGCCGCAGGATCCGCCGGCGATGTAG
- a CDS encoding SCO1431 family membrane protein — protein sequence MTAHPATATRARTGGPQEDGPKILEHVMGWVLVAVLAMLVTQLGLL from the coding sequence ATGACCGCACACCCGGCCACCGCCACCCGCGCCCGCACCGGCGGCCCCCAGGAAGACGGCCCGAAGATCCTCGAGCACGTCATGGGCTGGGTCCTCGTGGCGGTCCTCGCGATGCTCGTGACCCAGCTCGGCCTGCTCTGA
- a CDS encoding TetR/AcrR family transcriptional regulator encodes MNMPHQRAAVRPRMRGTERSLARRAELIAIGRKLFADTSYDALSMDDIARQAHVAKGLIYYYFQSKRGYYLAIVQDSVADLVTSAASGLELPAVDRVHRTIDGYLRYAEHHQAAYRTIVSGGVGFDAEVHSIRDGVREAIIATIAEGAYGRSDIAPLPRMGLLSWVCSVEGATLDWIDHPELSRDTMRDLLVKTLGGALRAVEELDPAYPAPQPARRDA; translated from the coding sequence TTGAATATGCCGCATCAGCGTGCCGCCGTCCGTCCCCGGATGCGCGGCACCGAGCGCTCGCTGGCCCGTCGCGCCGAACTCATCGCCATCGGGCGGAAGTTGTTCGCCGACACGTCCTACGACGCGCTGTCCATGGACGACATCGCCCGCCAGGCGCATGTCGCCAAGGGGCTGATCTACTACTACTTCCAGTCCAAGCGCGGCTATTACCTGGCGATCGTCCAGGACTCCGTCGCCGATCTGGTCACCTCCGCCGCGAGCGGGCTGGAGCTGCCCGCCGTGGACCGCGTCCACCGCACCATCGACGGCTATCTGCGCTACGCCGAGCACCACCAGGCCGCGTACCGCACCATCGTCAGCGGCGGCGTCGGCTTCGACGCCGAGGTGCACTCCATCCGGGACGGCGTGCGCGAGGCGATCATCGCCACGATCGCCGAAGGGGCCTACGGCCGCAGTGACATCGCTCCGCTGCCCCGGATGGGCCTGCTCTCCTGGGTGTGCAGCGTGGAGGGCGCGACCCTGGACTGGATCGACCACCCCGAGCTGTCCCGCGACACCATGCGCGACCTTCTGGTGAAGACCCTCGGCGGAGCCCTGCGCGCCGTCGAGGAACTGGACCCGGCCTACCCGGCGCCGCAGCCGGCCCGCCGCGACGCCTGA
- a CDS encoding uridine kinase translates to MGHYYTVPGKPPASTHTRGTTIRDLAARLRGLPPSVGPVRLIGVDGHAGSGKSTFAGHLAAALGGAPVLHLDDIASHEQLFAWTDRLMAQVIRPLARGESAHYTPYDWRARRFAAPYPLPAAPVVLVEGVGAGRRALRPYLALLLWMELRREESWTRGQLRDGPEQREFWDGWVAAERAHFSLDPSRPHADLLVLQTPAGYEVLPGPESTPGLDQSVT, encoded by the coding sequence ATGGGCCACTACTACACTGTTCCCGGAAAACCGCCCGCATCGACCCACACCCGGGGAACCACCATTCGCGACCTCGCCGCCCGGCTGCGCGGGCTTCCCCCCTCCGTCGGGCCGGTCCGGCTGATCGGTGTCGACGGGCACGCCGGCTCGGGCAAGTCCACCTTCGCCGGGCATCTGGCCGCGGCGCTCGGCGGGGCTCCGGTGCTGCATCTCGACGACATTGCCAGCCACGAGCAGCTCTTCGCGTGGACCGACCGGCTCATGGCCCAGGTGATCCGCCCGCTCGCCCGCGGCGAGAGCGCGCACTACACGCCCTACGACTGGCGCGCCCGCAGGTTCGCCGCCCCGTACCCGCTGCCGGCCGCACCCGTGGTCCTCGTCGAGGGCGTCGGCGCCGGTCGCCGGGCACTGCGGCCGTATCTGGCCCTGCTGCTGTGGATGGAGCTGCGCCGGGAGGAGTCCTGGACGCGTGGGCAGTTGCGGGACGGGCCGGAGCAGCGGGAGTTCTGGGACGGCTGGGTCGCCGCGGAGCGCGCGCACTTCTCCTTGGACCCTTCGCGCCCCCATGCCGATCTCCTGGTGCTGCAGACGCCGGCGGGGTACGAGGTGCTTCCGGGGCCTGAGTCAACCCCTGGGCTGGACCAAAGCGTGACCTAG